TTGGCGCCTGGAGTGTGGTCTACTACCAGACCAACGAGCGGTTCGACCTTGTCGCTGGCGTAAAGGGACGCTTGTCCCATAAGCGCGAACTGTGATTGGTCGCGTCTCGGGTCCTGGGCGGCGGTCATTGCTTTGCCGTTCACCCATGACTGCTTCTTGCCGCCGATGTCGATGTTGGCGCTGCCGGCAACCTGGACTTCGCTCGGCCAGTCGTGGCCGGTCTTGTGCAGATGCCGCGCTTCGACATTGATTAGTTCGTTCTCTTCCCTGCCTTCGTAGCCGGTGTTGTTCTTGGCCCAGCCCTCCTGTTCGCCGTAGCGGAGATGCAGGATTGAGAGGTCGTTTGGCTGACGTACTTCGAGTACGCCGCCATAGACTATCTGGTTGCCTTTGAACTTCAACAGGCCGCCATTCTTTTCTCCGAACTGTCCGTCCCAACCGACGCCTTTGATTGAAGCGCCGGGATAGAAGGTGCGGTTCTTATCGCCGCAGTACCCGGGGAAAATATCCATCTCCCCGCCATAGATCATCTCTTTGTCCTTGTTAGGGTAGTTGACGCCCCAACGCGGTGCGATGAACAGGGCACCTTTGTAATCAGGCGTCCATTTGCAGCAGGGTTTTTCAGCCGGCGGCGGTGGTGGGGGTGTTTCTTTCTGCGGTGGCAGTGGTGGCTGAGGCGGTGTTTCTTTCTGCGGCGGTGGCGGTGGCGGTGGCGGTTCGCCCTCCTTCGGCGGTTGCGGCGGTTGCGATTTGGGCGGTTCCTGCGGAATTACCGGTACGGCTGGCGGCAGCGGGCGAGAGCTGATCTCGAGGTTGTTGCACTTCGATGTCAGCGTGATCGTCCACAATCTGCCTTTATGTTCGAACTCGGGCCAGACTTGCGCCTGGAGCTCTTCTTGACCTGACCAGCGGGCCGTATGGACCCAGTGGTAGTTTCCGAAAAGTATCCAGTCGAAATCGGTGCCGGGTTTGACAGTGGTTGCCTGCGGAGTGGTTGAGGTGAAGGTTTTGACCAGGAGATTCTTCAGTTCCTGGTCGTCGGTCGGCAGCAGATTCAGGGCTTTGCGATGGTCGCGCTTCCCGAAAGGATTGCCGCCGGCTATCGTCCAGAGGAATACTCCGGCCGAAGCTTTAGCTGCAGTTTTGCCCGTGTGCGTTTTTCCCGCCTGCTTGGCTTTGCGTTCAGCTGGCACCGAAGTGTCTGGCTGGACGATCCCATTGACGATCGGGATTACCAAAGCTTGGTCGGGGTGGATCAGATGTGGATTCTTGATGCCAGGGTTGGCTTCATGGATCCTAGTCCACTGGCTGCCGTCGCGGTAGTAACGCTCAGCGATCGTCCAAAGGCATTGGCCCTTGATGACTACATGCTTGAGCGAAGTTGCGACTGCGGCCTTCTCGCGCGGTTGCGGCGGTGCGGGCACGGATGCTGGCACCGCGGCTGGCTGGGCTTGGCTGGCTCTAGAAACGTGGCAAGCGATACAAGCTTGCTGTTTCTTGGCAACCGGCTGCTGCACGGCTGGCTTCGCGATAGCGACTGTCTTGACCGGCTGCTCTTTATGCTTGGAACCCATGAACAGGGCTATCAGCACGAAAAGCGCGATCAGTGTCGGCATGATCAACTTTTTCATGACTTGCTCCTTTCCTCCAGCAGTTGGATACTGGAAAAATTGAAATCCTTTTGCGCACCATCACCTGATTCCTGTTTCTTCCGAGCTAACGGAAGCGACATGCTGCGCTTTGAGAGCGCAACTGCGACGGACCCGACGGGTCAACGCCTAGCCTGCTGGGAGCCTGCGGCTTCCTACCAGCTTACTTGGGAACTAGCTGAGTGTGGCAATGCAACGTATAAGCGGACTGCGTATTTGGATGCGACCGAAGCCGCAAGTGAAGTTACTCAGCCAGGAAGAATTTCGGTATGTACCCCAGTTTGCTGAGGCAAGCGTCATAGCGACGGTTATACCGGAACATCCTGGACACGTCGCCGGATGATGGCTGGTACTGATCATAGCCTACGGAGTTCATCTTGTCCGCGATGAAAATCTCGGGGACGGTGATGAACTTCATGGCGGCGATGATTATCGCTGATTCCCTGAAGCCGACGAACGGCAAGGTCACCAGGATCTTCCAGTCGCTGCCAAGCCACTGGGCAAAGTTGTAAACCTTCGAATCCTTCCACATGATCTCCTCAAGCTGTTTTTCTGTAAGCTTGCTCGAGGGGTTGAGGGTCAGGCGGTGTTCCTCCGCCAAGTACTGGCGCATCCACTTCACTTCCTTGACCAGGGCCCCCGCATAGATATCGAGGAGCTGCCGGTACTCGGGTGAGTCGGTGCTCATTGCCTTGGCGAATTCCTGCCCAGTACCGAACTTCGGCATGTGGGCTTCAAGCTCTTTGTAGTCGATCTTGCCCGCCTCTTTCAGTTTGACTTCGGTGCCCTGTCCGTAGGCGGCAGTCATGGTGCGGTTAAGCACGGCGACCAGCGCGCCATCGAAATCTTCGGGCTTAGCCATGGGTACGGTTATGAACAGGGGTTTGGTGCAGGCCATGTCGACGAGCGGATTGTCGAACAGGCTGACGGCATGGAGTTTCAGCGGTTCCCGTCCGTCCTTGTAAACTACGCGGACGGGCCAGGTCGTTCTCTGTTCCCCGCCTTCTGCCAGGTCAAGCTGCGGATGAAGCGGCAAGGTCATAACCATGACCTGCTTCACCTGCTTGGCAGGCAGAGGCACGAGGTGCATCTCTTCCTTGCGCATGAAGTCGTGTGAGCAGCCGGAAACGAGGCTGCCGAACATCAGTGCTGCGATAAGCTGTCTTGCTGTTCTCATGACGCCCTCCTTTCGGCTTGCTCGTTGTAGCTGGCGCCGGTGATGTCGATCACCTTCCTGTCGCTCAGCTTGGTAATGATTTTCGCGTCTTCCAATCGGTTGAACTGCTCCTGGAAACGATCCGGTTTCTTAAGGCAAGTCCTAATCGAGTGGCGCAAGCTTTCGATGTTTGAACTGTTGAAATTCTGGCCTGAGGCGTTGACGAAGGGCGAGTACCAGATGCCGTCGTGGTATTTGACCTTTATGGCATAACCGCTGACGTACACCTCTCGCGTTTCTCCGTCGTGCTCCTCGAGTTGCCGCAAGGCATTCCCTTTGATCGCCTCGCGCAAGGTGCGCCTATCCTGGTATCGGAACCAGAACAAGAGGCAAAAAAGGAAAATTATCCCTGCCACACCCATGGCGCACATCAGGTTCCAGAATTCATCGGTTCCGAACTCCATACTGAACATGCTGAACATAGCGTACTCCTTCCTGATTTTTCCTCAATCTAGAGGAGGATTTTCGGTCATCTGACCGGTGTTGTCACGTGTTGTCAATGAGCCTAAGCTTGTCTCTTTCTGATCCCGTCAACGAGACTGGAGCAGAGGCGAAACAACCTTCTAAAGCAGGTTGCTGATATTGCCTTGGTTCAGGATATCGTCAAGGTCAAAGTCATCACTTATTGCCGGCTTAGGCGAAGGCCCGGCGGCCGGCTGCGCGACCGGTTCGGCTGGCCGAGGTCGTGCGGGTTCCGACTGAGCCTGGACCTCTACTGGTGCTGGCTCAGGACAAGGAGTTGCCACTGCCTGCTGCTGGGGAGCTGGCTCGATCGGCATCTTTTCTGGCTGCGTCTCCTGGACGGCCTGGATGGGCGCCGGCTCGATGGAAACTTTGGCGAAAAGGTAAAGGTAGAACAGGCCGAAAATCAAACCGATGACCGGACCCAATATCATATTCAAGACGATATTGGGGCGGACCGGCCACTTCGAAACGATGGGCTGGTCGATCACCCTGATTTCAACCTTATCACCAGTACCCAGAAAGACGCTGCTCTTATTCTTCAAAGCTAAATCGACGGCTTGAGCCACCTGCTCGGCCTGATATTTGTCGGCATGAAAAACCGAGATCTCGATCACACCCAAATCGCCATAAGACCTGGCGGCAATCATTTTCTGCCATGTCTTGGCGCGCTCTCGCTGGTCGTTGCTGAAATAGTCCTTGTCGACATTCAGCCCCGAAGCTAAGACCTCCTCCAGGAACGAATTGGAAGCGACGATCTTGGTCAAGACGCCGCCCAAATACTCGTTAGCCTTGGCAGCGACAAAAGGATCGGTACCCTCTTGGCTATTCTGGATGATCAGCAAACGTGACTGGGCTCGGAACTCGAGCGGACGCAAAAAAGTGAAGGCCATGGCAAGTAGCACGAAAATAAGGACGCTTGTCACCAAGGTCAGCTTGCCTTTTTTGATCAATTGATAGAATTGGGCTAATTCCATATGAGTCTTACGGCTAGACATTCAAAGCCCCGACTACGCTAAAGATATCGGGTTTATAAATGATAGTTCAAAATGATTAATTATGGTAACATTTTATTGTAAAAATGTCAATAGCTTATTCGGCCAAGGCAACAAAAAAATGCCCCTTCCGGGCAAATCTTTTAGTTTCAGCGAATTTTCTCTATTTTTTGCTAACTATACGCCAAATTCATCAATAAGAATCAAGCGCTTCCCCTCGAGGATATTATAAAGGAAGACATCAGTCATACTCAAGCGGAAGGAGAACTCTCCCGGCTCCATAAAGGTGAAGTTCACTTCTCGCCCTAATTCCTGCTCCAATTGTGCCAAAAGGGCGAGCAGCTTGACCTTATTGATCTTGCCGACTATCAGGATATCGATCGGCGAGTCGGGCAGATTCACGAAAATACCGGTCAGGACCAGCAGCTTTATCCGGCCCAGCTTCATCAGGCGATCAAGGAAGTCTCGTTCATAAAGGATCTGCGATTTGACGATTAACGCCTTAAGCTCATCTTTGAGCACGAAATTAGGATCGAGGCGGTAGTGCTTCTTTTCTTGCCGCGGAGCACCCTTCTCGTCGCTATTAACCTCTTCGGCCATGACATGCTCGACCATGCCGAACTCCTCCAGATTGTCCAACTCTTTCTTGACCGCCACCAGCTGGAGCTTGAGCATCTTGACGATCTCGACCAAAGTCAGGCGCCGGTCAGGCGACAACAAAAAAAGCTTCATCAGCTTGACGCGGGTTCGTGATCCAAAAAGCTTCTCGAGCATAGTTTAAGATTACCTGTTGCTAGCTTATACTGCTTGTTCTTTACTATTATTTTATAGTATAATATAGGGGTAGTCAATTCGTTATTGGCTCTATTTTTTATAGTGAGTTGAAGAAAAATGTTTTATAAAATTGCTCAACTCATCCTGACGCCCACTCAAAAAAGCAGCCAGCTGGGCGAAGTCTACCTGGCCCAACCCGATGCCCACAAAGAAGGGCTTGCCGGGCGGCTTTTCATATTGATCGAACTGCCAGCCAATGCCTCGGGCGGAGCCAAATTCATCAATTACCTGGTCAGCGAGCTGACTCATAACTACTACCAGAACGAGAAACTGATCCTGCGCGAAAGGCTCTCTACGATCAAGATTGAGCATATCTTCGAGGCGGCTTTAGCCAAGACCAACAAGAATTTGGCCGATTTCATGCAAAACCCGGTCATCGACTTCGAGTTGCGGTCAATCAACGCCACGGTCGGGGTAATTTTCGAAAATGAGCTCCACTTCTCCGTCATCGGTGCCAACAAGGCTTTCCTGGCCTACCTGAATCCTAAAGACTTAGACGGACGCGATTATCGGATCACTGAAATCACCGGCAGGGTCGATTCGGAACCGGTTGCCCCCGTGGTGGCCACCAAGATCTTCTCCAACGTCATTAATGGCCAATTGCCGGAAAAGGGCTACTTCATATTTTCCAACGAGGCCTTGCCTGAGTATGTCTCTTCCAAACAGCTCATGGAAATCGTCACCACCCTCTCCCCCGTCTCCGCAGTCGAACAATTAAAGAACCAGCTGGCCAAAGTGAACGCTTACGTTTCATTCCTGGCGCTGATCATCAAGAATACTGTCGGCCAGGCAGCCAATCCGGCAGACCGCATCATCTTGTCCGGCTCAAGCCAGAACTCGATCAACTCGCTCAATTCGACCGAACAGGCCACTGAACGGCTGCTGACCCCCTCGGGAGTAATAGACCTTAAGTCCTGGATTCAGAAAATTACCCGCTGGCGCCCCAAGCTGGGCGTTTCCCTGCCTCGATCGGCAAAAGGCGGGCAACTTTCCATCTCTGACCGGGTTGCC
The genomic region above belongs to Candidatus Falkowbacteria bacterium and contains:
- a CDS encoding LysM peptidoglycan-binding domain-containing protein, with amino-acid sequence MKKLIMPTLIALFVLIALFMGSKHKEQPVKTVAIAKPAVQQPVAKKQQACIACHVSRASQAQPAAVPASVPAPPQPREKAAVATSLKHVVIKGQCLWTIAERYYRDGSQWTRIHEANPGIKNPHLIHPDQALVIPIVNGIVQPDTSVPAERKAKQAGKTHTGKTAAKASAGVFLWTIAGGNPFGKRDHRKALNLLPTDDQELKNLLVKTFTSTTPQATTVKPGTDFDWILFGNYHWVHTARWSGQEELQAQVWPEFEHKGRLWTITLTSKCNNLEISSRPLPPAVPVIPQEPPKSQPPQPPKEGEPPPPPPPPQKETPPQPPLPPQKETPPPPPPAEKPCCKWTPDYKGALFIAPRWGVNYPNKDKEMIYGGEMDIFPGYCGDKNRTFYPGASIKGVGWDGQFGEKNGGLLKFKGNQIVYGGVLEVRQPNDLSILHLRYGEQEGWAKNNTGYEGREENELINVEARHLHKTGHDWPSEVQVAGSANIDIGGKKQSWVNGKAMTAAQDPRRDQSQFALMGQASLYASDKVEPLVGLVVDHTPGAKMTGVEPYVGAKVLEEQLEPSARYRFNIGKDDPSDTFGANVVWNFDRTFKKAYHHVVNSWANRGVTEAQAAEPAALPLPLKTSVPVPAVRERP